Genomic window (Agromyces mariniharenae):
CATCGCCTCGATCGACGCGACGCCCTGTCCTGCGGCGATCTCGGCGCCCGGCTCGACCTGCAGCGTCACCACGCCGGAGAACGGCGCGGCGACGTGGCCGGGCTGCGAGGCATCCGCCTTCTCGGCCGCGCGCGTCTCGACGACGATGCTGCGGTCGCGCACGAACACGGGGCGCAGCTGGCCGTTGAGGATGGTCATGACCGTGCGCATGCCCTTCTCGTCGGCCTCGCCGATCGCCTCGAGACCCGCATAGAGGCGCACGCCCTTGTCGATCTCGATCACGTGCTCGGCGCCGGGGCGCAGGCCGTAGAGGTAGTCGGACGTGTCGACGACCGAGAGGTCGCCGAACAGCTCGCGGATCTGCTCGAACTGGCGCGTCGGCGCGGGGAAGAGCAGCGTGTTCAGGGTCGAGCGACGCGTTGCGCTGTCGGCCTCGAGCGCGCCGCGCTGGTCGTCGGTGAGCTCGGTCACGCCGATGCGCACGTCCTTGCCGGCGAGCACCTTCGAGCGGAACGGCTCGGGCCAGCCGCCGGGCAGGTCGCCGAGCTCGCCCGCCATGAAGCCGATGACCGAGTCGGGCACGTCGTACTTCTCGGGGTGCTCGGCGAAGTCGGCCGGGTCGGCCTTCACCGCGGCGAGGTGCAGGGCGAGGTCGCCGACGACCTTCGACGACGGCGTGACCTTGGGCACACGGCCGAGGATGTCGTTGGCGGCCGCGTACATGTCCTCGATGAGCTCGAAGTCGTCGGCCAGGCCGAGCGCGATGGCCTGCTGGCGCAGGTTCGACAGCTGGCCGCCCGGGATCTCGTGGTGGTACACGCGGCCGGTCGGGCCGGGCAGGCCCGACTCGAACGGCCGGTAGATGCGGCGCACGGCCTCCCAGTAGGGCTCGAGGTCGGCGACGGCCTGCAGCGAGATGCCCGTGTCGCGCTCGGTGTGCGCGAGCGCCGCGACGAGCGACGACGCCGACGGCTGGCTGGTCGTGCCCGCCATCGGGGCGCTCGCCACGTCGACGGCGTCGACGCCCGCGCGGCTCGCCGCGAGGAGGGTGGCGAGCTGTCCGCCCGCCGTGTCGTGCGTGTGCAGGTGCACGGGCAGGTCGAACCGCTCGCGGAGCGCCGAGACGAGCTTCTCGGCGGCCGCCGGGCGCACGAGGCCCGCCATGTCCTTGATCGCGATGATGTGGGCGCCCGCGGCCACGATCTCGTCGGCCAGCCGCAGGTAGTAGTCGAGCGTGTAGAGGTTCTCGGCGGGATCCAGCAGGTCGCCGGTGTAGCAGAGCGCGACCTCGGCGACGGCGTGGCCGGTGGCCAGCACGGAGTCGATCGCCGGGCGCATCTGGTCGACGTCGTTCAGCGCGTCGAAGATGCGGAAGATGTCGACGCCGGTCGCCGCGGCCTCGCGCACGAACGCGTCGGTCACCTCGGTCGGGTACGGCGTGTAGCCGACCGTGTTGCGGCCGCGCAGCAGCATCTGGATGTTGATGTTCGGCAGCGCCTCGCGCAGCGTGGCGAGGCGCTCCCAGGGGTCCTCGCCGAGGAAGCGCAGTGCGACGTCGTAGGTGGCGCCGCCCCAGGCCTCGACCGAGAGCAGCTGCGGGGTCATGCGTGCGACGTAGGGCGCGACGGCGACGAGGTCGCGGGTGCGAACGCGCGTCGCGAGCAGCGACTGGTGGGCGTCGCGGAACGTGGTCTCGGTGACCGCGAGCGGCGTCTGCGCGCGCAGCGCGGCGGCGAACCCGGCCGGGCCGAGCTCGAGCAGCCGCTGGCGGGAGCCGGCAGGCGCCGGTTGCGACAGGTCGATCTCGGGCAGCTTCTCTGCGGGGTGCACGGCCGTCGGGGCCGGGCCGTTGGGCTGGTTGACCGTGACGTCGGCGAGCCAGTTCAGGATCTTGGTGCCGCGGTCCTTGGAGACGCGGCCGCGCAGCAGCTGCGGACGCTCGTCGATGAAGGAGGTGCTGAGGTCGCCGGCGATGAACGCCGGGTCCTCGAGCACCGCCTGGAGGAACGGGATGTTCGTGGACACGCCGCGGATGCGGAACTCGGCCAGCGCGCGCTTGGCGCGGGCGACCGCAGCCGGGTAGTCGCGCCCGCGGCACGTGAGCTTCGCGAGCATGGAGTCGAAGTGCGGGCTGATCTGGGCGCCCGGGTTCACGGTGCCGCCGTCGAGGCGGATGCCCGCGCCGCCCGGCGAGCGGTACGTCGTGATCTTGCCCGTGTCGGGGCGGAACCCGGCGGTCGGGTCCTCGGTCGTGATGCGGCACTGCAGGGCGGCGCCGCGGAGGCGGATCTGCTCCTGCTCGAGGCCGAGCTGGGCGAGCGTCTCCCCCGCCGCGATGCGCATCTGCGAGACGACGAGGTCGACGTCGGTGACCTCCTCGGTCACGGTGTGCTCGACCTGGATGCGCGGGTTCATCTCGATGAACACGTGCTGGCCGGCGCGCTCGCCCGCGGTGTCGAGCAGGAACTCGACGGTGCCCGCGTTGACGTAGCCGATCGACTTCGCGAACGCGATGGCGTCGCGGTACAGCGACCGGCGGACGTCGTCGGAGAGGTTCGGCGCCGGCGCGATCTCGATGACCTTCTGGTGGCGGCGCTGCACCGAGCAGTCGCGCTCGAAGAGGTGCACCGTCTCGCCCGCGGCATCCGCGAGCACCTGGACCTCGATGTGGCGCGGACGGAGCACGGCCTGCTCGAGGAACATCGTGGGGTCGCCGAACGCGCTATCGGCCTCGCGCATGGCCTCCTCGAGCGACGAGCGGAGGTCGTCCTTCGAGTTCACGCGCCGCATGCCGCGGCCGCCGCCGCCGGCGACCGCCTTCGCGAAGATGGGGAAGCCGATCTCGTCGGCCTGGGCGAGGAGCTCCTCGATGTCGCGTGACGGGGGCGTCGACTTCAGCACCGGGACGCCCGCGGCGATCGCGTGCTCCTTCGCCGTGACCTTGTTGCCGGCCATCTCGAGGACCTGCTTGGGCGGGCCGATGAACGTGATGCCCGCCTCGGCGGCGGCCTGGGCCAGCTCGGGGTTCTCGGAGAGGAAGCCGTAGCCCGGGTAGATCGCGTCGGCGCCCGACTCCTTCGCGACGCGGATGATCTCCGACACGTCGAGGTAGGCGCGCACCGGATGCCCCGGGGTGCCGATCTGGTAGGCCTCGTCCGCCTTGAGGCGGTGCAGGGAGTTGCGGTCCTCGAACGGGTACACCGCGACGGTCTTCGCACCGAGCTCGACGGCTGCGCGGAAGGCCCGGATGGCGATCTCTCCGCGATTGGCTACCAGGATCTTCGTGAACATGCAGGCCTTTCCGAGGGTTTCCGCACAGCGAACATTTAGGTATCGCCCGAGGTCTAAAGGTAACGTATCTGTTCGTGCACGTTCTCTCCGTCAGCTCCCTCAAGGGTGGCGTCGGCAAGACCACCGTGACCCTCGGACTGGCGTCGGCGGCCTTCGCCCGCGGCGTCC
Coding sequences:
- a CDS encoding pyruvate carboxylase, which encodes MFTKILVANRGEIAIRAFRAAVELGAKTVAVYPFEDRNSLHRLKADEAYQIGTPGHPVRAYLDVSEIIRVAKESGADAIYPGYGFLSENPELAQAAAEAGITFIGPPKQVLEMAGNKVTAKEHAIAAGVPVLKSTPPSRDIEELLAQADEIGFPIFAKAVAGGGGRGMRRVNSKDDLRSSLEEAMREADSAFGDPTMFLEQAVLRPRHIEVQVLADAAGETVHLFERDCSVQRRHQKVIEIAPAPNLSDDVRRSLYRDAIAFAKSIGYVNAGTVEFLLDTAGERAGQHVFIEMNPRIQVEHTVTEEVTDVDLVVSQMRIAAGETLAQLGLEQEQIRLRGAALQCRITTEDPTAGFRPDTGKITTYRSPGGAGIRLDGGTVNPGAQISPHFDSMLAKLTCRGRDYPAAVARAKRALAEFRIRGVSTNIPFLQAVLEDPAFIAGDLSTSFIDERPQLLRGRVSKDRGTKILNWLADVTVNQPNGPAPTAVHPAEKLPEIDLSQPAPAGSRQRLLELGPAGFAAALRAQTPLAVTETTFRDAHQSLLATRVRTRDLVAVAPYVARMTPQLLSVEAWGGATYDVALRFLGEDPWERLATLREALPNINIQMLLRGRNTVGYTPYPTEVTDAFVREAAATGVDIFRIFDALNDVDQMRPAIDSVLATGHAVAEVALCYTGDLLDPAENLYTLDYYLRLADEIVAAGAHIIAIKDMAGLVRPAAAEKLVSALRERFDLPVHLHTHDTAGGQLATLLAASRAGVDAVDVASAPMAGTTSQPSASSLVAALAHTERDTGISLQAVADLEPYWEAVRRIYRPFESGLPGPTGRVYHHEIPGGQLSNLRQQAIALGLADDFELIEDMYAAANDILGRVPKVTPSSKVVGDLALHLAAVKADPADFAEHPEKYDVPDSVIGFMAGELGDLPGGWPEPFRSKVLAGKDVRIGVTELTDDQRGALEADSATRRSTLNTLLFPAPTRQFEQIRELFGDLSVVDTSDYLYGLRPGAEHVIEIDKGVRLYAGLEAIGEADEKGMRTVMTILNGQLRPVFVRDRSIVVETRAAEKADASQPGHVAAPFSGVVTLQVEPGAEIAAGQGVASIEAMKMEAAITSPVAGVVERVAIPKTQQVEAGDLLVVVRPR